One window from the genome of Bufo bufo chromosome 4, aBufBuf1.1, whole genome shotgun sequence encodes:
- the GPR6 gene encoding G-protein coupled receptor 6, producing MNESLNDSDTSFSQPWIQSSDVNASLELSAFFSLFIINPWDIMLCISGTIIACENAIVVAIIFYTPTLRTPMFVLIGSLATADLLAGFGLILNFVFQYVIQSETINLITVGFLVASFTASVSSLLAITVDRYLSLYNALTYSSEKTILWIHLMLFVTWGVSICLGLLPVLGWNCLDDISSCSIVKPLTKSNVTLLSTSFFFIFILMLHLYIKICKIVCRHAHQIALQQHFLTASHYVATKKGVSTLAIILGTFGASWLPFAIYCVVGDHEYPSVYTYATLLPATYNSMINPIIYAYRNQEIQRSMWVLFCGCFQSKVSFRSRSPSDV from the coding sequence ATGAATGAAAGCCTTAATGACAGTGACACCAGCTTCTCCCAGCCTTGGATCCAGTCCAGCGATGTCAACGCTTCCCTGGAGTTGTCTGCATTCTTCTCATTGTTTATCATCAACCCGTGGGATATTATGCTCTGTATCTCAGGGACTATTATTGCCTGCGAGAATGCAATCGTGGTGGCCATCATCTTCTACACCCCAACACTGAGAACCCCTATGTTTGTGCTGATTGGGAGCCTGGCCACAGCAGACCTCCTGGCTGGGTTTGGCTTAATCttaaattttgtatttcagtatgtGATCCAGTCAGAGACTATCAACCTTATCACAGTGGGGTTCCTTGTGGCTTCTTTCACAGCTTCAGTGAGCAGCTTATTGGCCATCACTGTGGACCGTTACCTCTCACTGTACAATGCACTGACTTACTCTTCAGAAAAGACAATCTTATGGATTCATCTCATGCTGTTTGTCACCTGGGGGGTGTCCATATGTCTAGGTCTCCTTCCAGTGTTGGGCTGGAATTGTCTAGATGACATCTCATCATGCAGCATCGTCAAGCCTCTGACCAAAAGTAATGTGACTTTGTTATCCACCTCCttttttttcatctttatttTAATGCTCCATCTCTACATAAAGATCTGCAAAATAGTCTGTAGACATGCTCACCAGATAGCACTACAGCAACATTTTCTCACAGCATCTCATTATGTAGCCACAAAGAAAGGAGTATCCACGCTGGCCATCATACTTGGGACTTTTGGTGCCAGTTGGTTGCCTTTTGCTATTTACTGTGTGGTAGGAGACCATGAATACCCATCGGTGTACACTTATGCTACCCTCTTACCTGCCACTTACAACTCAATGATCAACCCTATAATTTACGCCTATAGAAATCAAGAAATACAGAGGTCCATGTGGGTTCTTTTCTGTGGCTGTTTTCAATCCAAAGTGTCCTTTCGCTCCAGGTCACCCAGTGATGTTTAA